The Dioscorea cayenensis subsp. rotundata cultivar TDr96_F1 chromosome 7, TDr96_F1_v2_PseudoChromosome.rev07_lg8_w22 25.fasta, whole genome shotgun sequence genome includes a region encoding these proteins:
- the LOC120265265 gene encoding uncharacterized protein LOC120265265, producing the protein MTKAIVIYACVWEWEAVGSGLTSHHYMVLVVYENQYPIPNSNPIDPSSFSFVSHLIASCGPLAGEGPRRRQEAHVQEQSSTPRATTSKPSAILTPCLAFFASLMAHQGLRSPKLCRIPLPPSCSPSSNLKPKVEFYLGAGFSSSDLRKLFGSDTQLLLSSLKTRIIPPFNFLEEPFFTLIRISSPPSSTLPCLGVPERRISELAKFHADVLLRKNREVSENDGEGHRDGSLGQLIIHSLLPFGASLRSALLLGRQRWQLSRALLPEDEILLAFKKQPLMMTVS; encoded by the exons ATGACAAAAGCGATAGTCATTTACGCGTGCGTCTGGGAGTGGGAAGCTGTAGGAAGTGGTTTAACTTCACACCACTACATGGTGCTCGTCGTCTACGAA aacCAGTACCCCATCCCCAATTCCAACCCCATTGATccttcctccttctccttcGTCTCCCACCTCATCGCCTCCTGCGGGCCTCTCGCTGGAGAAGGCCCTCGCCGCCGCCAAGAAGCTCACGTCCAAGAGCAATCCTCGACGCCGAGAGCAACAACATCGAAGCCAAGCGCAATCCTGACGCCGTGCCTCGCCTTCTTCGCCTCCCTCATGGCTCACCAAGGACTCAGATCTCCCAAGCTATGCCGCATCCCCCTGCCTCCTTCTTGTAGTCCCAGCAGCAATCTCAAGCCTAAGGTGGAGTTCTATCTCGGCGCAGGGTTCTCCAGCAGTGACCTCAGGAAGCTTTTTGGCTCTGATACCCAACTCCTTCTATCGAGCTTGAAGACGCGCATCATTCCTCCCTTTAATTTCCTCGAGGAACCATTCTTCACTCTGATAAGGATATCATCACCGCCGTCAAGTACACTCCCTTG CCTGGGCGTGCCGGAGAGGAGGATTTCCGAGCTGGCCAAGTTCCATGCCGATGTGCTTTTGCGGAAAAACCGAGAAGTTTCAGAGAATGACGGAGAGGGTCATCGAGATGGGTCTTTAGGCCAGCTCATCATTCATTCACTGTTGCCCTTCGGTGCTTCTCTGCGGTCAGCGCTGCTACTTGGGAGGCAAAGATGGCAGCTTTCAAGAGCTTTGCTGCCTGAAGATGAGATCCTTTTGGCATTCAAGAAACAGCCTCTGATGATGACGGTCTCTTGA
- the LOC120264366 gene encoding putative disease resistance RPP13-like protein 1, whose translation MMANDISSFGSIRVSGMLRSLLLAARYPINLNVMTEMFLRLRVTYLRVLDLSSTGIDELPDSIGGLKHLRYLSLTATSIRRLPPSLCSLYNLQTLEMRECHFLEEIPQDIVNLSNLLHLDIFKSAFANISRMYFSSQIDETPTLPASIGRLTSLQTLPQFMVTEDSGCARLAELKDLNQLDGLLCIVNLQKLVHSKHEAKEANLRSKKNITDLVLHWRRSDDTMFFAEGGDRTIDEDDIVVLENLQPHTNIRGLKIVGYSATIFPNWVGNLTFSCLEEVELSHCNSCQYLPHLSLLPSLKRLQVSYMKLFKQWGREPNDAREGTYFPCLQELSIDNCYSLPSISLHGLTALEKLHINNCKEFKAIGGLNSHLTSVKTLTFKYCSELQFVEEQELPVKLKEMRAIGCPLLQEWCQRHRGEFPNVSLSFKAESFMGGRQSPYASPGLNVALYLSHISQ comes from the exons ATGATGGCAAATGACATATCTTCATTTGGATCCATTAGAGTTTCTGGAATGCTGCGATCACTCTTATTGGCTGCAAGATATCCAATAAACCTCAATGTAATGACTGAAATGTTTTTGAGACTCAGGGTGACCTATCTCAGAGTGCTTGACTTGAGCTCCACCGGCATAGATGAGTTGCCAGACTCCATTGGTGGTCTGAAACACTTGCGCTACCTTAGCCTCACTGCAACTAGTATTCGAAGGCTACCACCATCGCTATGTAGCCTCTATAACCTGCAGACACTAGAGATGCGAGAATGTCATTTCCTTGAAGAGATCCCACAAGATATAGTGAATTTGTCAAACCTGCTTCACCTAGACATCTTTAAGAGTGCATTTGCTAATATCTCCAGAATGTACTTTTCATCTCAAATTGACGAGACACCAACACTTCCTGCTAGTATTGGAAGGTTAACAAGCCTCCAGACTCTTCCACAATTCATGGTAACCGAAGACAGTGGCTGTGCCAGATTGGCAGAACTGAAGGACTTGAATCAGTTGGATGGGCTTCTCTGCATTGTGAACCTGCAGAAATTGGTCCATAGCAAACATGAGGCAAAGGAAGCAAATTTGAGAAGCAAGAAGAACATTACAGATTTGGTTTTGCATTGGAGGAGAAGTGATGATACTATGTTTTTTGCTGAGGGAGGTGATAGAACTATTGATGAGGATGATATTGTGGTGTTAGAAAACCTGCAACCTCATACTAACATCAGGGGCCTGAAGATAGTAGGTTACAGTGCAACAATATTTCCAAATTGGGTGGGGAATCTTACCTTCAGCTGCTTAGAAGAAGTAGAGTTGAGCCACTGCAACAGCTGCCAGTACCTCCCACATCTCAGCCTACTCCCATCTCTGAAGCGACTGCAAGTTTCTTATATGAAGCTTTTTAAACAATGGGGAAGAGAGCCAAATGATGCACGGGAAGGAACATATTTCCCTTGTCTCCAAGAACTCAGTATCGATAACTGCTACTCTCTTCCATCAATCTCCCTCCATGGTTTGACAGCATTGGAGAAACTGCATATTAACAACTGCAAGGAATTCAAGGCCATTGGTGGTTTAAACTCCCATCTTACATCTGTGAAAACTTTGACATTCAAGTACTGTTCAGAACTACAGTTTGTTGAAGAGCAAGAATTGCCAGTGAAGCTTAAGGAAATGCGCGCTATTGGATGCCCCTTACTTCAAGAATGGTGCCAAAGACACCGTGGAGAGTTCCCTAATGTTTCCCTAAGCTTCAAAGCAGAG AGTTTCATGGGAGGGAGGCAATCACCTTATGCTTCTCCTGGCTTGAATGTTGCTCTCTACTTGAGTCACATCAGCCAATGA